The following are encoded in a window of Echeneis naucrates chromosome 19, fEcheNa1.1, whole genome shotgun sequence genomic DNA:
- the epas1a gene encoding endothelial PAS domain-containing protein 1 has product MAYHCAQLWKPGGDAHAAGSADTFAGVRSSHLCCMGPLACFQHDTRQRNLLDTMTADKEKRRAISREAARRRRRIESDVFGDLSQLLPLEPSVRANLDKPSVIRLTLSYIRMHTLLKGNARTKAETSHIVRYGQMLGGGAQQFCDVGSGDVEKPSGEVQISAETNLYLRILEGFLMVLSSEGDMIYLSDNISKYMGLTQTELMGHNIFEFIHPSDHEEIRNNLRLTAMDGWAVVKRDFVVRIKSALTHRGRSTNLKSAMWKVLHCQGRAKVCVSHPSVSCLLLTCQPLPLSHTLLSTHTFTSQHSMDMRFTYCDQRVTSLLGYSPQELLGRSIYDLCHTLDIKCLSKNHLNLCWRSQSVSGQYRMLVRGGGYIWVESHSAVIPSGPPSKSRLSVPQAFTILCVTYVLSGVEEPSLLLSLDQAVSRY; this is encoded by the exons ATGGCTTATCATTGTGCCCAGCTCTGGAAGCCTGGAGGTGATGCACATGCAGCAGGGAGCGCAGACACTTTTGCTGGAGTCCGTTCAAGTCATCTGTGCTGCATGGGACCACTTGCCTG CTTTCAACATGACACCAGACAGAGAAACCTGTTGGACACGATGACAgcagacaaagagaagagaag GGCAATCAGCCGTGAGGCGGCCAGAAGGAGACGGCGAATAGAGTCTGATGTTTTTGGGGATTTGTCTCAGCTGCTGCCACTCGAGCCTTCAGTCCGAGCTAACCTGGACAAGCCCTCTGTCATTCGTCTCACTCTCAGCTACATACGCATGCATACTCTGCTCAAAG GGAATGCTCGGACCAAAGCAGAGACCAGTCACATAGTTAGATATGGACAAATGTTGGGCGGTGGAGCGCAGCAATTTTGTGATGTAGGAAGCGGCGATGTGGAAAAACCGTCAGGGGAAGTTCAGATCTCGGCAGAGACAAACTTGTACCTGAGGATCCTGGAGGGATTTCTGATGGTCTTGTCCTCTGAGGGAGACATGATCTACCTGTCTGACAACATCAGCAAATACATGGGCTTGACACAG ACTGAGTTGATGGGACATAATATCTTTGAGTTCATTCATCCCTCTGACCACGAAGAAATCAGAAATAACCTACGGCTAACAGCAA TGGACGGGTGGGCCGTTGTGAAGCGGGATTTCGTTGTGCGGATAAAAAGTGCTctgacacacagaggaagaagcaCCAACCTCAAATCAGCTATGTGGAAG GTCCTGCACTGTCAGGGCCGAGCGAAGGTGTGTGTCAGTCACCCGTCGGTTTCCTGCCTGCTGCTGACCTGCCAACCGCTgcccctctcacacacacttctcagcacacacaccttcaccaGCCAGCACAGCATGGACATGAGGTTCACATACTGTGACCAGAG gGTGACTTCTCTTTTGGGATACAGTcctcaggagctgctgggtCGTTCCATCTATGATCTCTGTCACACACTGGACATAAAGTGTTTGTCCAAAAACCACCTCAACT TGTGTTGGaggagtcagtcagtcagtgggcAGTACAGGATGCTGGTGCGAGGCGGAGGCTACATCTGGGTGGAGAGCCACAGCGCTGTTATCCCCAGTGGACCGCCCTCCAAGTCCAGACTCAGCGTTCCGCAGGCGTTCACCATCCTGTGTGTTACCTACGTCCTCAG TGGAGTGGAGGAGCCGTCCCTGCTGCTCTCCTTGGACCAGGCGGTCAGCAGATACTGA